A genomic region of Micromonospora sp. NBC_01796 contains the following coding sequences:
- the ybaK gene encoding Cys-tRNA(Pro) deacylase, with amino-acid sequence MAGQGTPATALLVKQKVAHTTHPYDVPVESPRYGAEVAAALGVDPERVFKSLVTEVDGALTVAVVPVTGELDLKALAAAVGGKRAALADRTLAERTTGYVRGGISPLGQRKRLPTVIDSSAESFSTVYVSAGRRGLQLQLAPADLIRLTSAISASIAAGA; translated from the coding sequence GTGGCAGGTCAGGGGACCCCGGCAACGGCACTGCTGGTGAAGCAGAAGGTCGCGCACACCACCCACCCGTACGACGTGCCGGTGGAGTCGCCGCGTTACGGCGCGGAGGTGGCCGCGGCTCTCGGCGTGGACCCGGAGCGGGTGTTCAAGTCACTGGTCACCGAGGTCGACGGGGCGTTGACCGTGGCGGTCGTACCGGTCACCGGGGAGCTGGACCTCAAGGCGTTGGCGGCGGCGGTGGGCGGCAAACGGGCGGCGCTGGCCGACCGGACCCTGGCCGAGCGGACCACCGGTTACGTCCGGGGCGGGATCAGCCCGCTCGGCCAACGGAAACGACTACCGACCGTAATTGATTCGTCGGCGGAGAGTTTCTCTACTGTGTACGTCTCCGCCGGTCGCCGGGGCCTTCAGCTCCAGCTCGCACCGGCCGACCTGATCCGGCTGACCAGCGCGATCAGCGCCTCGATCGCCGCCGGGGCCTGA
- a CDS encoding DUF1707 SHOCT-like domain-containing protein yields the protein MDVQMRASDDDRQRVVDDLQRHTTEGRLTLDEFTERLRVVYSARTLDDLAEITRDLPTAPSSAGAGDHTRRDLLVIFAVAVATLILLGVFMAVTR from the coding sequence GTGGACGTGCAGATGCGGGCTTCCGACGACGACCGGCAACGGGTGGTCGACGACCTGCAACGGCACACCACCGAGGGCCGGTTGACCCTGGACGAGTTCACCGAACGCCTACGGGTCGTCTACTCCGCCCGTACGCTGGACGACCTGGCCGAGATCACCCGTGACCTGCCCACGGCCCCGTCATCGGCGGGCGCCGGTGACCACACCCGGCGGGACCTGCTGGTCATCTTCGCGGTCGCCGTCGCAACCCTGATCCTGCTCGGCGTCTTCATGGCGGTCACCCGCTGA
- the groES gene encoding co-chaperone GroES: protein MPVTTATKVAIKPLEDRILVQANEAETTTASGIVIPDTAKEKPQEGTVLSVGPGRIDDKGNRIPVDVKVGDTVLYSKYGGTEVKYAGEEYLVLSARDVLAVIEK, encoded by the coding sequence ATGCCCGTGACTACCGCGACCAAGGTTGCGATCAAGCCGCTCGAGGACCGGATCCTGGTCCAGGCGAACGAGGCTGAGACGACCACGGCGTCGGGCATCGTGATCCCCGACACCGCCAAGGAAAAGCCGCAGGAGGGCACTGTCCTCTCCGTCGGCCCGGGCCGCATCGACGACAAGGGCAACCGGATCCCGGTTGACGTCAAGGTCGGCGACACGGTCCTCTACTCGAAGTACGGCGGCACCGAGGTTAAGTACGCCGGCGAGGAGTACCTCGTACTCTCCGCCCGCGACGTCCTCGCGGTCATCGAGAAGTAG
- a CDS encoding ROK family transcriptional regulator, giving the protein MRAGPSQEEVRRQNLGALLRYVHVHGATSRAELTTALGLNRSTIGALTAELTAAGLVSERAPRETGRAGRPSLVVRPESARVYAYAFSIEVDRLRVARVGLGGVVLDRREAPRPPDVPAEEAVPVLAGFLKEMLQAVPKGSVYVGGGVAVCGMMRSRDGAVHVHPPTDWVDGSLGPVLTADLDSNRPILVNRAADVSALAEHTRGAAAGLDNVIYLHQDVGVDAGIIVGGRRLTGHGGFGGEVGHMVVHPGGQPCGCGSRGCWETEIGEYALLQAAGRGDAMGHDAARSVVEAAAYGDASAKTAVRQVGDWLGFGVANLINIFNPDVVIFGGPLRDIYLAAATQVRSRLNAMALPVPRDHVRLRTPQLSDEAVLIGAAELAFEQLLADPLDATA; this is encoded by the coding sequence ATGCGCGCCGGGCCTAGCCAGGAGGAAGTCCGCCGCCAGAACCTGGGCGCGCTGCTCCGCTACGTGCACGTGCACGGCGCGACGTCGCGGGCGGAACTCACCACCGCGCTGGGGCTCAACCGCAGCACGATCGGCGCGCTGACCGCCGAGCTGACCGCCGCCGGCCTGGTCAGCGAACGAGCACCACGGGAAACCGGCCGGGCCGGACGACCGTCACTGGTCGTCCGGCCCGAGTCCGCCCGGGTCTACGCGTACGCGTTCAGCATCGAGGTGGACCGGCTGCGGGTTGCCCGGGTCGGGCTCGGGGGTGTGGTCCTCGACCGCCGGGAGGCGCCCCGACCGCCCGATGTGCCGGCCGAGGAGGCGGTGCCGGTGCTGGCCGGTTTCCTCAAGGAGATGCTCCAGGCGGTGCCGAAGGGCTCCGTCTACGTCGGTGGCGGCGTCGCGGTCTGCGGCATGATGCGGAGCCGGGACGGCGCGGTGCACGTACACCCGCCGACCGACTGGGTCGACGGGTCGCTGGGCCCGGTGCTCACCGCCGACCTGGACTCGAACCGGCCGATCCTGGTGAACCGGGCGGCCGACGTCAGCGCCCTGGCCGAACACACCCGGGGCGCGGCGGCCGGTCTGGACAACGTGATCTACCTGCACCAGGACGTCGGCGTCGACGCCGGCATCATCGTCGGCGGCCGGCGGTTGACCGGGCACGGCGGGTTCGGCGGTGAGGTGGGCCACATGGTGGTCCATCCGGGCGGCCAGCCGTGCGGCTGCGGCTCACGCGGCTGCTGGGAGACCGAGATCGGCGAGTACGCCCTGCTCCAGGCCGCCGGCCGGGGCGACGCGATGGGGCACGACGCCGCCCGCTCGGTGGTGGAGGCCGCGGCGTACGGGGACGCGAGCGCGAAGACCGCGGTACGGCAGGTCGGCGACTGGCTCGGTTTCGGTGTGGCGAACCTGATCAACATCTTCAACCCGGACGTGGTGATCTTCGGCGGGCCACTGCGGGACATCTACCTCGCCGCCGCCACCCAGGTACGCAGCCGCCTCAACGCGATGGCGCTGCCGGTCCCCCGCGACCACGTGCGGCTGCGGACCCCGCAGCTCAGTGACGAGGCGGTGCTGATCGGTGCGGCCGAGCTGGCCTTCGAACAGTTGCTGGCCGATCCGCTGGACGCCACCGCCTGA
- the groL gene encoding chaperonin GroEL (60 kDa chaperone family; promotes refolding of misfolded polypeptides especially under stressful conditions; forms two stacked rings of heptamers to form a barrel-shaped 14mer; ends can be capped by GroES; misfolded proteins enter the barrel where they are refolded when GroES binds), with the protein MAKILSFSDDARHLLEHGVNTLADTVKVTLGPRGRNVVLDKKFGAPTITNDGVTIAKEIELTNPYENLGAQLVKEVATKTNDVAGDGTTTATVLAQALVREGLRNVTAGANPTGLKRGIDAAATKVSEALLAKAVEVGSRESVAHVATISAQDATIGDLIAEAMERVGRDGVITVEEGSTLATELEVTEGLQFDKGFISPNFVTDAESQEAVLDDPYILITTQKISAIEELLPLLEKVLQTSKPLLIVAEDVEGQALSTLVVNSIRKTVKVCAVKAPGFGDRRKALLQDMAVITGAELVAPELGYKLDAVGLEVLGSARRVVVDKDNTTVIDGKGRDTEVADRVAQIRKEIEASDSEWDREKLAERLAKLSGGIAVIKAGAATEVEMKERKHRIEDAIAATKAAVEEGIIPGGGAALVQIASVLDDDLGFTGDEKVGVSIVRKALVEPLRWIAQNAGHDGYVVVQKVAGSDWGFGLNAATDEYVDLAKAGIVDPVKVTRNAVINAASIAGLLLTTESLIVEKPAKSEASAGGGHGHGHQHGPGF; encoded by the coding sequence ATGGCGAAGATTCTGAGCTTCTCGGATGACGCCCGGCACCTGCTGGAGCACGGTGTCAACACGCTCGCCGACACGGTCAAGGTCACCCTCGGCCCGCGCGGGCGCAACGTCGTTCTGGACAAGAAGTTCGGTGCACCGACGATCACCAACGATGGCGTGACCATCGCCAAGGAGATCGAACTCACCAACCCCTACGAGAACCTCGGCGCGCAGCTGGTCAAGGAGGTGGCGACCAAGACCAACGACGTCGCCGGCGACGGGACCACCACCGCGACCGTGCTGGCCCAGGCACTCGTCCGCGAGGGCCTGCGCAACGTGACCGCCGGGGCGAACCCGACCGGTCTCAAGCGGGGCATCGACGCGGCCGCCACCAAGGTGTCCGAGGCGCTGCTCGCCAAGGCCGTCGAGGTCGGCAGCCGGGAGTCGGTCGCGCACGTGGCGACCATCTCCGCGCAGGACGCGACCATCGGCGACCTGATCGCCGAGGCGATGGAGCGGGTCGGCCGCGACGGTGTCATCACCGTCGAGGAAGGCTCCACCCTCGCCACCGAGCTGGAGGTCACCGAGGGCCTGCAGTTCGACAAGGGCTTCATCTCGCCCAACTTCGTGACCGACGCCGAGTCGCAGGAAGCGGTCCTCGACGACCCGTACATCCTGATCACGACTCAGAAGATCTCGGCCATCGAAGAGCTGCTGCCGCTGCTGGAGAAGGTCCTCCAGACCAGCAAGCCGCTGCTGATCGTGGCCGAGGACGTCGAGGGCCAGGCCCTGTCCACGCTCGTGGTCAACTCGATCCGCAAGACCGTCAAGGTCTGCGCGGTCAAGGCCCCCGGGTTCGGCGACCGCCGCAAGGCGCTGCTGCAGGACATGGCGGTCATCACCGGCGCCGAGCTGGTCGCCCCCGAGCTTGGCTACAAGCTCGACGCGGTCGGCCTCGAGGTGCTCGGTAGCGCCCGTCGGGTCGTGGTCGACAAGGACAACACCACGGTGATCGACGGCAAGGGCCGCGACACCGAGGTGGCCGACCGGGTCGCCCAGATCCGCAAGGAGATCGAGGCCTCGGACTCCGAGTGGGACCGGGAGAAGCTGGCCGAGCGGCTGGCGAAGCTCTCCGGTGGCATCGCGGTGATCAAGGCCGGCGCGGCGACCGAGGTCGAGATGAAGGAGCGCAAGCACCGCATCGAAGACGCCATCGCCGCCACCAAGGCCGCTGTCGAGGAGGGCATCATCCCGGGCGGCGGCGCCGCACTGGTGCAGATCGCCTCGGTGCTCGACGACGACCTGGGCTTCACCGGTGACGAGAAGGTCGGTGTCTCGATCGTCCGCAAGGCGCTGGTCGAGCCGCTGCGCTGGATCGCCCAGAACGCCGGTCACGACGGTTACGTGGTCGTGCAGAAGGTCGCCGGCAGCGACTGGGGCTTCGGCCTCAACGCCGCCACCGACGAGTACGTCGACCTGGCCAAGGCCGGCATCGTCGACCCGGTGAAGGTGACCCGCAACGCGGTCATCAACGCCGCGTCGATCGCCGGTCTGCTGCTGACCACGGAGAGCCTGATCGTGGAGAAGCCGGCCAAGTCGGAGGCTTCCGCCGGCGGTGGCCACGGCCACGGCCACCAGCACGGCCCGGGCTTCTGA
- a CDS encoding molybdopterin-dependent oxidoreductase — MSTQQRRYGALAGIAAAAVAIGSAELVAVLTGARSAPLVAVGGVVVDLVPEPLKQFAIDVFGVHDKTALLVGTGVLLAGFAALIGVRTLRVPLVGYAGIALFGLVGAIAALTRPGAGAGAVLPSLVGAALAAGVLRRLRAVLVPAPWPDAPLVESTVPSLTGAREVAEREGAAGREGAAEREGAAERRESVEDRGAAERRELADREDFAEGRRRFLTGVGVTLGAAALSGFGGRWIATRRGVSDARAAVTLPAPASPAPPVPAGADLSLAQLAPYTTPNSQFYRIDTALVVPQVDPGTWQLRIHGRVRNPITLNYADLLARPLIERDITLACVSNEVGGDLIGNARWLGVPLKDLLDEAGPLDDADQVVGRSADGWTCGTPTALMRDGRDAMLAVGMNGEPLPVQHGFPVRVVVPGLYGYVSACKWVVELELTRFSDFDAYWVPRGWSPEGPIKTQSRIDTPRSRNRLTPGPVTVAGVAWAQHRGIKQVEVQVDGGPWEQATLAPSASVDTWVQWSWQWQATEGDHTLRVRATDATGETQPSQPRPVAPDGATGWHTLQLTVR; from the coding sequence GTGAGCACCCAACAGCGCAGGTACGGCGCACTGGCCGGGATCGCCGCCGCCGCGGTCGCGATCGGCTCGGCCGAGCTGGTCGCCGTACTGACCGGGGCGCGATCCGCTCCGCTCGTCGCGGTCGGCGGGGTCGTGGTCGACCTCGTACCCGAGCCGCTGAAGCAGTTCGCGATCGACGTGTTCGGCGTACACGACAAGACCGCGCTGCTGGTCGGCACCGGCGTACTGCTGGCCGGCTTCGCCGCGCTGATCGGCGTACGCACCCTGCGCGTCCCACTGGTCGGGTACGCCGGCATCGCCCTGTTCGGCCTCGTCGGGGCGATCGCGGCACTGACCCGTCCGGGTGCGGGCGCCGGTGCCGTACTGCCCTCGCTGGTCGGCGCCGCCCTCGCGGCCGGAGTGCTCCGCCGGCTGCGCGCCGTCCTGGTCCCCGCTCCCTGGCCGGACGCACCCCTGGTCGAATCCACCGTGCCATCCCTGACCGGCGCTCGGGAGGTGGCCGAGCGCGAGGGTGCCGCCGGGCGCGAGGGTGCCGCCGAACGTGAGGGTGCCGCCGAGCGGCGGGAGTCGGTCGAGGATCGGGGTGCGGCCGAGCGGCGGGAGTTGGCCGACCGGGAGGATTTCGCGGAGGGGCGGCGACGGTTCCTGACCGGGGTGGGGGTGACGTTGGGGGCCGCGGCGTTGAGCGGCTTCGGCGGGCGCTGGATCGCCACCCGGCGCGGGGTGTCCGACGCACGGGCGGCGGTGACGCTGCCCGCCCCGGCCAGCCCGGCGCCACCGGTGCCGGCCGGTGCCGACCTGTCGCTGGCGCAACTGGCCCCGTACACCACGCCGAACTCCCAGTTCTACCGGATCGACACCGCGCTGGTGGTGCCGCAGGTCGACCCGGGAACCTGGCAACTGCGCATCCACGGCCGGGTCCGCAACCCGATCACCCTGAACTACGCCGACCTGCTCGCCCGTCCGCTGATCGAGCGCGACATCACGCTCGCCTGCGTGTCCAACGAGGTCGGTGGGGACCTGATCGGCAACGCGCGCTGGCTCGGCGTACCGCTGAAGGACCTGCTCGACGAGGCTGGGCCGCTCGACGACGCCGACCAGGTGGTGGGCCGGTCCGCCGACGGCTGGACCTGCGGCACTCCGACCGCGCTGATGCGCGACGGGCGCGACGCCATGCTGGCGGTCGGCATGAACGGCGAACCGCTTCCGGTCCAGCACGGTTTCCCGGTCCGGGTCGTGGTGCCCGGCCTGTACGGCTACGTCTCGGCCTGCAAGTGGGTGGTGGAGCTGGAACTGACCCGGTTCTCCGACTTCGACGCCTACTGGGTGCCGCGCGGCTGGTCGCCGGAGGGGCCGATCAAGACCCAGTCCCGGATCGACACGCCCCGGTCGCGCAACCGGCTCACCCCCGGCCCGGTCACGGTCGCCGGGGTGGCCTGGGCGCAGCACCGGGGGATCAAGCAGGTCGAGGTGCAGGTCGACGGCGGCCCGTGGGAGCAGGCCACGCTCGCCCCGTCCGCCTCCGTGGACACCTGGGTGCAGTGGTCCTGGCAGTGGCAGGCGACGGAGGGCGACCACACCCTCCGCGTACGCGCCACCGACGCCACCGGCGAAACCCAACCCAGCCAACCCCGCCCGGTAGCCCCTGACGGCGCCACCGGCTGGCACACCCTCCAGCTGACCGTCCGCTAA
- a CDS encoding sugar ABC transporter substrate-binding protein has product MRKGILTIAAVGLLATGALTACGDSSDDAGSGSAKTPKIGVILPDSASSDRWETADRKYLEEAFKTAGVDYVIQNAQGDKSQFQTIADQMITGGATALMIVNLDSGTGKAVLDKAKSQGVATIDYDRLTLGGSAQYYVSFDNVAVGKLQGEGLVKCLTDKGVKNPVVAELNGSPTDNNATLFKSGYDSVLQPKYDSKEYVKGPDTSVPGWDNAQAGTIFEQNLTSQGGKIDGVLAANDGLGNAVISVLKKNSLNGKVPVTGQDATVQGLQNILAGDQCMTVYKAIKQEAQAGAELAIALAKGEKKDTGQTVKDPEGGRDVPSVLLTPKAIDKSNVKAVIDDGFVTKEELCTAAYAAACTAAGIS; this is encoded by the coding sequence ATGCGCAAAGGGATCCTCACCATCGCCGCCGTGGGCCTGCTGGCCACCGGTGCCCTGACGGCCTGCGGCGACAGCTCCGACGACGCCGGCAGCGGCAGCGCCAAGACCCCGAAGATCGGCGTGATCCTGCCGGACAGCGCCTCCTCCGACCGCTGGGAGACCGCGGACCGGAAGTACCTCGAAGAGGCGTTCAAGACCGCAGGCGTCGACTACGTCATCCAGAACGCCCAGGGTGACAAGTCGCAGTTCCAGACCATCGCGGACCAGATGATCACCGGTGGCGCGACCGCCCTGATGATCGTGAACCTGGACTCCGGCACCGGTAAGGCCGTGCTCGACAAGGCGAAGTCGCAGGGCGTCGCCACCATCGACTACGACCGCCTCACCCTCGGCGGCTCGGCCCAGTACTACGTCAGCTTCGACAACGTCGCGGTTGGCAAGTTGCAGGGCGAGGGCCTGGTCAAGTGCCTGACCGACAAGGGCGTCAAGAACCCGGTCGTGGCCGAGCTGAACGGCTCCCCGACCGACAACAACGCCACGCTGTTCAAGAGCGGGTACGACTCGGTGCTCCAGCCCAAGTACGACTCCAAGGAGTACGTCAAGGGCCCCGACACCTCCGTCCCCGGCTGGGACAACGCCCAGGCGGGCACCATCTTCGAGCAGAACCTGACCTCGCAGGGTGGCAAGATCGACGGCGTCCTGGCCGCGAACGACGGCCTCGGCAACGCGGTCATCTCCGTGCTGAAGAAGAACAGCCTCAACGGCAAGGTCCCGGTGACCGGCCAGGACGCGACCGTCCAGGGCCTGCAGAACATCCTCGCCGGTGACCAGTGCATGACCGTCTACAAGGCGATCAAGCAGGAGGCGCAGGCCGGTGCCGAGCTGGCCATCGCGCTGGCGAAGGGCGAGAAGAAGGACACCGGCCAGACGGTCAAGGACCCCGAGGGCGGCCGTGACGTGCCGTCGGTCCTGCTGACCCCGAAGGCCATCGACAAGTCGAACGTCAAGGCGGTCATCGACGACGGCTTCGTCACCAAGGAAGAGCTGTGCACCGCGGCGTACGCCGCCGCCTGCACCGCAGCCGGAATCAGCTGA
- a CDS encoding THUMP-like domain-containing protein — MDLDQLAALRTPVGLTALAAAAELAGGDPLAAATALRSAGLPGPLAATALTQAELRRRAVGKFGPAAAGMFFTRAGLEQATRAVVADRRARRLRAAGVRTLADLGCGLGADALAAARAGIRVYGVEADPATAALAAANAEAAGLAGCFTVECADATSFDLTGMDAVFCDPARRSTGGRRIFDPAAYSPPWDFVLGLARRVPCTVVKVAPGLDHALIPPGAEAEWVSVDRELVEAALWCGPLAGTPRRATLLRNPVAGSGGRSAPAQRSGETEDGRVGVAELTGTGAVEAPVGPIRRYVYDPDGAVVRAHLVAEFARTVDGTLADPDIAYVYADTPLPTPYARCLEITDVLPFSLKRLRGLLRVRGVGRVEILKRGSAVDPERLRRDLRLAGTEPASLVLTRVAGAPTVLVCQPVAPNR; from the coding sequence ATGGACCTCGACCAGCTGGCCGCGCTGCGTACCCCGGTCGGGTTGACCGCGCTCGCCGCGGCGGCCGAGTTGGCCGGCGGTGACCCGCTGGCCGCCGCCACCGCGCTCCGGTCGGCGGGCCTGCCCGGCCCGCTCGCCGCCACCGCCCTCACCCAGGCCGAGCTGCGCCGCCGCGCGGTCGGCAAGTTCGGCCCGGCCGCCGCCGGGATGTTCTTCACCCGCGCCGGCCTGGAGCAGGCCACCAGGGCGGTGGTCGCGGACCGGCGGGCGCGCCGGTTGCGGGCCGCCGGGGTGCGCACCCTGGCCGACCTCGGTTGCGGCCTCGGCGCGGACGCGCTCGCCGCCGCCCGCGCCGGGATCAGGGTGTACGGGGTGGAGGCCGACCCGGCCACCGCCGCGCTGGCCGCCGCGAACGCGGAGGCGGCCGGGCTGGCCGGCTGTTTCACCGTCGAGTGCGCCGACGCCACGAGTTTCGACCTGACCGGGATGGACGCGGTCTTCTGCGATCCGGCCCGGCGCTCGACCGGCGGCCGGCGGATCTTCGACCCGGCCGCCTACTCCCCGCCGTGGGACTTCGTCCTCGGCCTGGCCCGGCGGGTCCCGTGCACGGTGGTGAAGGTCGCTCCCGGCCTGGACCACGCGCTGATCCCGCCCGGCGCCGAGGCGGAGTGGGTCAGCGTCGACCGGGAACTCGTCGAGGCCGCCCTCTGGTGCGGCCCACTCGCCGGAACCCCCCGCCGCGCCACCCTGCTGCGAAACCCTGTGGCCGGGTCCGGCGGCCGAAGCGCCCCTGCCCAACGCTCGGGCGAGACCGAGGACGGCAGGGTCGGGGTGGCCGAGCTGACCGGGACCGGTGCCGTCGAGGCGCCGGTCGGCCCGATCCGGCGGTACGTCTACGACCCGGACGGCGCAGTGGTCCGGGCCCATCTCGTCGCCGAGTTCGCCCGCACCGTGGACGGCACACTCGCCGACCCGGACATCGCCTACGTGTACGCGGACACGCCGCTGCCGACCCCGTACGCCCGCTGTCTGGAGATCACCGACGTGCTGCCGTTCTCGCTGAAGCGGCTGCGCGGCCTGCTCCGGGTGCGCGGGGTCGGTCGGGTGGAGATCCTGAAGCGGGGTTCGGCGGTGGATCCGGAGCGGCTCCGGCGCGATCTGCGGCTCGCCGGCACCGAGCCGGCCAGCCTGGTCCTGACCCGGGTGGCCGGCGCGCCCACCGTGCTGGTCTGTCAGCCGGTGGCGCCGAACCGGTAG
- a CDS encoding ATP-binding cassette domain-containing protein, producing MSATPLLELRGIDKNFGPVQVLRDVAFAAYPGEVTALVGDNGAGKSTLVKCISGIYPADGGEFIFDGKPVTVNNPRDAAALGIEVVYQDLALCDNLDIVQNMFLGREKTSGLVLDEVTMERMAAETLAGLSVRTVKSLRQLVASLSGGQRQTVAIAKAVLWNSKLVILDEPTAALGVAQTAQVLELVRRLADNGLSVVLISHNMNDVFAVSDRIAALYLGRSVAQVKTTDITHSQIVELITAGRSGDLGLRSENGDSSGAGHAELITPGAEQ from the coding sequence GTGTCCGCGACACCCTTGCTGGAGCTGCGCGGGATCGACAAGAACTTCGGTCCCGTGCAGGTCCTGCGCGACGTCGCCTTCGCCGCATACCCGGGCGAGGTGACCGCACTCGTCGGCGACAATGGCGCCGGCAAGTCCACGCTGGTCAAGTGCATCAGCGGCATCTACCCCGCCGACGGTGGTGAGTTCATCTTCGACGGCAAGCCGGTGACCGTGAACAACCCGCGGGACGCCGCCGCGCTCGGCATCGAGGTCGTCTACCAGGACCTCGCGCTCTGCGACAACCTCGACATCGTGCAGAACATGTTCCTCGGCCGGGAGAAGACCAGCGGTCTGGTCCTGGACGAGGTGACCATGGAGCGGATGGCCGCGGAGACCCTCGCCGGCCTGTCCGTCCGTACGGTGAAGTCGCTGCGCCAGCTCGTGGCCAGCCTCTCCGGCGGGCAACGGCAGACGGTCGCGATCGCCAAGGCCGTGCTCTGGAACAGCAAACTGGTCATCCTCGACGAGCCGACCGCCGCACTCGGCGTCGCCCAGACCGCCCAGGTGCTCGAACTGGTCCGCCGGCTGGCCGACAACGGGCTCTCGGTCGTCCTCATCTCGCACAACATGAACGACGTCTTCGCCGTCTCGGACCGGATCGCCGCGCTCTACCTCGGGCGGTCGGTTGCCCAGGTCAAGACCACCGACATCACCCACTCGCAGATCGTCGAACTGATCACCGCAGGACGCAGCGGTGATCTCGGCCTGCGGTCCGAGAACGGCGACAGCAGCGGCGCCGGTCACGCGGAACTCATCACCCCTGGAGCCGAGCAATGA
- a CDS encoding sugar ABC transporter permease translates to MSTSTPTAVREEPVPVPTRTVNDHVRDYIGRVRGGDIGALPAVLGLVVLCIGFSIARPEFFSAINFANLFTQGAAVILIAMGLVFVLLLGEIDLSAGFASGVCASVLAVLLTLHGWPWYGALAAALVTGVVIGLVLGVLVAKVGIPSFVVTLAAFLAFQGVVLLLIKGGTNISVQDKVIVSIENSNVKPLIGWLLAAVAVLGYAAVQLIRYRTRVARGLIVDPFLVVLARIAAVALLVGVATYILNQERSINTLITSNKGMPIVVPVIAILLVVLTFVLQRTVYGRHVYAVGGNAEAARRAGINVDRIRISVFVICSLLAAIGGIVAASRGRSVDPNTGGSNVLLYAVGAAVIGGTSLFGGKGRVFDAVLGGAVVAVIDNGMGLLGYSSGVKFVVTGLVLLAAAGVDALSRRRAAATGHR, encoded by the coding sequence ATGAGCACCTCCACCCCTACCGCGGTGCGCGAGGAGCCGGTGCCCGTACCGACGCGCACGGTCAACGACCACGTACGCGACTACATCGGCCGGGTACGTGGCGGCGACATCGGCGCGCTGCCGGCCGTACTCGGCCTGGTGGTGCTCTGCATCGGCTTCTCGATCGCCCGACCGGAGTTCTTCTCCGCCATCAACTTCGCCAACCTCTTCACCCAGGGCGCCGCGGTCATCCTGATCGCCATGGGGCTGGTCTTCGTCCTGCTGCTCGGCGAGATCGACCTCTCCGCCGGTTTTGCCAGCGGCGTCTGTGCCTCCGTGCTCGCGGTGCTGCTCACCCTGCACGGCTGGCCCTGGTACGGGGCACTGGCGGCGGCCCTGGTCACCGGTGTGGTGATCGGTCTGGTGCTCGGCGTACTGGTGGCGAAGGTCGGCATCCCGTCCTTCGTGGTCACCCTCGCCGCGTTCCTCGCCTTCCAGGGCGTGGTGCTGCTGCTCATCAAGGGTGGCACCAACATCTCGGTCCAGGACAAGGTCATCGTCTCGATCGAGAACAGCAACGTGAAGCCGCTGATCGGCTGGTTGCTCGCCGCCGTGGCGGTGCTCGGTTACGCCGCCGTACAGCTCATCCGTTATCGCACGCGGGTGGCGCGCGGGCTGATCGTCGACCCGTTCCTGGTGGTCCTGGCCCGGATCGCCGCCGTCGCCCTGCTCGTCGGCGTCGCGACGTACATCCTGAACCAGGAACGCAGCATCAACACCCTGATCACGTCGAACAAGGGCATGCCGATCGTCGTACCGGTGATCGCGATCCTGCTGGTCGTGCTCACCTTCGTACTCCAGCGCACGGTCTACGGCCGGCACGTCTACGCGGTCGGCGGCAACGCCGAGGCCGCCCGCCGGGCCGGCATCAACGTGGACCGGATCCGGATCTCGGTCTTCGTGATCTGTTCGCTGCTGGCCGCGATCGGCGGCATCGTGGCGGCCAGCCGTGGCCGGTCGGTCGACCCGAACACGGGTGGCAGTAACGTGCTGCTCTACGCGGTCGGCGCGGCGGTGATCGGCGGCACCAGCCTCTTCGGCGGCAAGGGCCGGGTGTTCGACGCGGTCCTCGGTGGCGCGGTGGTCGCGGTGATCGACAACGGGATGGGCCTGCTGGGCTACAGCTCCGGCGTCAAGTTCGTGGTCACCGGCCTGGTGCTGTTGGCCGCGGCCGGGGTGGACGCACTCTCCAGAAGACGTGCCGCCGCCACCGGACACAGATGA